In Coffea arabica cultivar ET-39 chromosome 9e, Coffea Arabica ET-39 HiFi, whole genome shotgun sequence, the genomic window CTCTTTAAAAATATTGATCATCTCTTCAATCAAAAGGGCTCTTCTCTGCCATCTTGTTCCCATGTCCTGATAATTCATTCTGTGTCTAATCCATACCGACATCTTCAGCCTGTTCAAGCCTTCCAGGTCCATCAGCACGACTGTTGGAGAGGAGTACCAATGCTCTTTCTTGCTCTCAACATAGCTGCATTCGAAGCCATTGGAGAAAACACACAAACAAATTTGTCACTGATCACTCCATAATGATCTTACAATCTAGGCTGTTAACATTGAGCCACTGCTCACAGAAATAAATCCCATCCATGTTACCTGATTATTCTTTGCTTCATAATGGCAATCTTCTCTGCTGGAGTTGCAATATGGACAACAAAATCAACTGAATCGCCCATGTCAGGGCTGCGATAATAGTTATGGATGGGTTTGGTTGCAAGAGTGCTGTTTGGGTACAGTATCTTCTGGTTGTCAAATCTCAGGAAGACTGTATTTAAAATGTTCATTTCTTCAACAACCATCTGAAATTATTAAGGAAGGCGCTGCTGGTTAAAGACTTGAATGcctaaacataaaataaaataaaataaaaaaacagaaacCTACAAGGGGATGCAAGCAAAAAAAGAAGGCAGTAATTGATTTCGTTCATCTGTTACCTGGACTCCATCTATCTCGCATCTATCACCAACGTCAAATGGATGCATCACAAATAAGAAAATGATGGCTTCGAATATTGTCTTGCATGTGTTTCCAAATATGAAGGCCACGACAACGATCTGAGAGCTTACGAAGAGCAAAAGCTTGCTTGTTGCAATTCCCAGTATTACGAGGCAGATAATCACGATGATGATACCAACTATTACGTTCACCATCTGATGAAGTTTATTAACAGCTGTTTTTGTATCATTCAGTGTCAATGCAAGTGCTTTCCGTTCTCTAAAAGCATTGACCTGCATGGAAGAGGCATAAAAGACTTAAATGTATTCCTTCTCAGTGTCAGCTAGACATCACAAGTTTGTACCATTTTTGGCCCTGCAAGGCATCAAATGATTAAGCATACCACCCAGTTCCTCAGGGACGCCCTGCTGATTTTTTCACTTTCAGGTGATCCTTCCACAATATTCATGATCTTCAAAGCCTCCTCCTCTCGCAAGAAATGCATCATGTCTTCTAGGTAGATGAATCTGCAATTAGTACGGAATTTTAATTAGCCATGATTCCATATATAAGTGCTAAGGCTAACTGAAGTCAGATAGTGAGTGAAGTGAATCAGATGAACCATCAAAAGGGTTATTGTCAAGAGAAAAACACAAGATTATAAGGAGTCATCGCATGGTTCTATTAAATGGTTCAACATCCAAGACCATCTCTCTGATAAAAAATTGTGCATGTCTCATACCTGATATCTCCATTTGAgacaaatttcaaaattcacaTTCCATAAAGGATCAGAGGGAAAATCTACTACTAACTTCAACTATAAAATGAGCTGGTCTACTACCAAATTGTCTTCAAAATTTGCATTAAGATCAAGAGCCAATGTATGCGGAGATTACCAACTAACACCTTCTACGTACAACTTCTCTTGAACAAAACCATAGGATTATTATAACTGCCACCCGAACTTGTCTAGGCTCGAGTAATACTAGTATTCTCTGCTTTGCAGGATTAAATCTCCGAATCCCTTATTAAGAAATATATCAACATCAGACACCATCAACTTAATTTGAATCTACAAGACATGGATCGTTATGAAGCCTAATTTCCAATTCCTATACAAGAGAACAGAATTACATTACATTAGCTTTACTATATTTGTGCAAACAACTCAGGAAAATTGATTACATTAGTTTCAAGTGCTTTGGCTAAAAAGGAAACAAGTATAATAAGGTCAAGACATGAAACATGGAAGGTGATCTTTGATTCGGCGCAACTGGATAAGAGGCATTTTAGCTTCTAAAAGTCCGACAGAGTGCATGAAACGAAGATTGAAAAGATAAGGTAAAAGGTGGACTGATGTGAGCTTACTTAGCCCTGGGTTTTGCTACATTTCTGAATATCTTCCTTGCTGCAACTTTGGCCTCACACTCACTTCTAATCTGTGTGGCAGATTCGTCATGGTGAGAGCTGCCCATAATTTGTTCGTCCAGCGTAGACAGGACCCCATGTCTAACCATATTCATCAACCTCTTCATATTCCAAGCAGATATATTCTTGGGGTTCAGCCTGTGCAAGTCATCAATTGTTATACCAGGGTCATCATGATGCTTGGCCATTGGGCTGGAGATCTTGACACTAAGTGTTCTTGAAGGCCTTGGGGGTAGTCCTGCTGTTCCCATCAACTTTCCACTCAACTTTCCACTCTTAGCAGAGTGGAAAGCAGGTGGTCTAAGATCAGGCGGCAGAGTGGCACCTGCATTCTGAAGTTTCCAAACCTCATCCATCGTCCTATCCTCTTCCTCCTGAATAGCCTTTATCTCAATGAGAGGTGGCCCAGACAGCATCTCAATAACGTACTGATTGAACAGTGATTCTTGAATTCGATCGAAGAACGTGCTAACATGAAATGAAGAGGCAAGGACTTTGACCATCAGTGTCTTGACCAGCCATAGAATTGTTGCCAGCAGCATGCACACCATTAGCTTATTAACGAACCGTAGGAAGCTGTTACTTCCCTCAACCTTCTTGTCAAACAGGCACTGCCAGGAAATTAGAACCAAACCCAACCAAATGCAATTCTGAACAGGCTTTCTTATGCCATACACGAAATACAGAACCCTTTTGCGCAGAAGAAAATTCCTCTCGATGAGCAGCACCACTATTCTAATTCCCCAACCAGAGACTAACCTACCGCATATCAGAACAAGAACCAAGACCTCCCACTTCCACAACTGGAGTCCTCTCAGCTTCATTTTCTTCCACTTGGGAATGGCTAGAGTACAGGCCAAAGCGGACACAATTAGGAAAAGGCTAATCCATTGCAGCAGGGTGAGGGCATTAAGGTTGGCCTTCCTGTATTCCTCGGGAAGATCTTCGTCAAACAGCGGATCATCCTCTTCGTCATCCGGTGGCGCAGGCTGCTTCCCTAACATCCCCGAAGCCCTCCCTAACATCCCGGAAACCCTAATAGGGCCGGATGGCTTCCCAATCATCCCTGACCTTCTCTCGGGCCTCTCAGGGGACGGGTCTATTAACCTAGACTTAGTTTTCATCCTCCCTAACACACCGGTTCTCCTCTGTATTGACGTGCACCTCAGCACCTGAACATCATCAACGCCATTATGACCATCATTGCTGTTATTGGCATCCGTGTTCGATCTCCTATGAAACTCTTGCAGGGGATGCACCTTCTCATTATTTTCCTCCTCCTCCAACTCCTCGTCATGATCATCATCATCTGAGGATGACTCAATCTCCTTGCTAAATTGACGTCGTCTCTCATCGGGTGCGATATCAATCACTTTATGCGTAGGAGTACTACGATTCGACATTGCTGCAGGAGCCTGCTGGTAGGAAACTTTTAGCTCATAATCATCATTGTGATCAGCATTGCGGGTTTGGTAATCTCCGCTCAAAGGGGGAAAATTTGGAGGGTTGGGGTTCCTACGATTATCGTTGATGCTGGTGCAGCTGCTACGGCCATCTTGCTGATCTCGATGAAGCTCATCCACCTCCAGGTCCACATCCAATGACAACTCTGCACCGGCAGCTCTTTGTTTATTCAAAAACTGCCCAATTAGCTTTGACAGCGGATCCTGGACGACGACGTCCATATCATTGGCATTGGTAGGATGGTGGCGGTAATCGAGTCCTCCGGGGGAAGCCGAGTCGTTGTCTTTCCAGAATTCGATGCTGGGCTCCCTCCAAACCTGGTTGTTGGTGCCACCATGTCCAGCGTCGCGGGCATGATCAGGGCCGCCATCTATCTTGACAATGACTTCGCGGCGGTG contains:
- the LOC140014832 gene encoding mechanosensitive ion channel protein 6-like, which produces MASPSSPTDDHRREVIVKIDGGPDHARDAGHGGTNNQVWREPSIEFWKDNDSASPGGLDYRHHPTNANDMDVVVQDPLSKLIGQFLNKQRAAGAELSLDVDLEVDELHRDQQDGRSSCTSINDNRRNPNPPNFPPLSGDYQTRNADHNDDYELKVSYQQAPAAMSNRSTPTHKVIDIAPDERRRQFSKEIESSSDDDDHDEELEEEENNEKVHPLQEFHRRSNTDANNSNDGHNGVDDVQVLRCTSIQRRTGVLGRMKTKSRLIDPSPERPERRSGMIGKPSGPIRVSGMLGRASGMLGKQPAPPDDEEDDPLFDEDLPEEYRKANLNALTLLQWISLFLIVSALACTLAIPKWKKMKLRGLQLWKWEVLVLVLICGRLVSGWGIRIVVLLIERNFLLRKRVLYFVYGIRKPVQNCIWLGLVLISWQCLFDKKVEGSNSFLRFVNKLMVCMLLATILWLVKTLMVKVLASSFHVSTFFDRIQESLFNQYVIEMLSGPPLIEIKAIQEEEDRTMDEVWKLQNAGATLPPDLRPPAFHSAKSGKLSGKLMGTAGLPPRPSRTLSVKISSPMAKHHDDPGITIDDLHRLNPKNISAWNMKRLMNMVRHGVLSTLDEQIMGSSHHDESATQIRSECEAKVAARKIFRNVAKPRAKFIYLEDMMHFLREEEALKIMNIVEGSPESEKISRASLRNWVVNAFRERKALALTLNDTKTAVNKLHQMVNVIVGIIIVIICLVILGIATSKLLLFVSSQIVVVAFIFGNTCKTIFEAIIFLFVMHPFDVGDRCEIDGVQMVVEEMNILNTVFLRFDNQKILYPNSTLATKPIHNYYRSPDMGDSVDFVVHIATPAEKIAIMKQRIISYVESKKEHWYSSPTVVLMDLEGLNRLKMSVWIRHRMNYQDMGTRWQRRALLIEEMINIFKELDIDYRLLPLDINVRTLPPVNSNRFPSTWPTSSS